The following proteins are encoded in a genomic region of Struthio camelus isolate bStrCam1 chromosome 3, bStrCam1.hap1, whole genome shotgun sequence:
- the PRDM1 gene encoding PR domain zinc finger protein 1 isoform X5 — MRYVNPGYSVQEQNLAACQNGMNIYFYTIKPIPANQELLVWYCRDFAERLHYPSSRELTMMNLTQTHVNPKQHSADKDELCQKSIPKKEHSVKEILKMESNPPKGKDFFQTNISPVAPEKDLDDLRRNYSPERCFFPRVVYPIRPHVPEDYLKASLAYGMDRPSYITHSPIQSSTTPSPSGRSSPDQSLKSSSPHSSPGVTVSPLAPTSQEHRESYSYVNGSYGSEGLGSYPGYAPPSHLPSAFLPSYNPHYPKFLLPPFNMSCNNLSALNNINGINNFSLFPRMYPLYGNLLSGGSLSHHMLNPATLPSSLPSEGGRRLLQPDHPRDFLIPAPNSAFSITGAAASMKDKPCSPTSGSPTAGTAASSEHIMQPKPTSVVLAATGGEEAMNLIKSKRNVTGYKTLPYPLKKQNGKIKYECNVCSKTFGQLSNLKVHLRVHSGERPFKCQTCNKGFTQLAHLQKHYLVHTGEKPHECQVCHKRFSSTSNLKTHLRLHSGEKPYQCKLCPAKFTQFVHLKLHKRLHTREHPHKCIHCHKSYIHLCSLQVHLKGNCPVAPASGLSMENLNRINEEIEKFDVSDNADKLEEMEDNIDLTSIVEKDILTMLRREMEGANLKVSLQRNLGNGLISSGCNLYESSDMSIMKLPHGHPLPLLPVKVKQETVEPMDP, encoded by the exons CACAAACCCATGTTAATCCAAAGCAGCACAGTGCTGATAAAGATGAGCTCTGTCAGAAAAGCATCCCAAAGAAGGAGCACAGTGTGAAAGAAATCCTGAAAATGGAATCCAACCCTCCGAAAGGAAAAGACTTCTTCCAGACCAACATTTCACCAGTTGCTCCAGAAAAAGACTTGGATGATTTGCGCAGGAACTATAGCCCTGAGAGGTGTTTCTTCCCTCGAGTTGTCTATCCTATCCGACCTCACGTTCCTGAAGACTATCTGAAAGCTTCCTTAGCGTATGGGATGGACAGACCCAGCTACATTACTCACTCACCCATCCAGTCATCTACTACACCGAGTCCTTCTGGGAGGAGCAGCCCAGACCAAAGTTTAAAAAGTTCAAGCCCTCACAGCAGTCCAGGGGTCACAGTTTCACCTCTGGCACCTACTTCCCAAGAGCACAGAGAGTCATACTCTTACGTGAATGGCTCATACGGCTCAGAAGGATTGGGGTCTTATCCTGGATACGCACCCCCCAGCCATCTCCCGTCTGCCTTTCTCCCATCCTATAACCCCCACTACCCCAAATTCCTGTTACCTCCGTTCAATATGAGCTGTAATAACCTGAGCGCTTTGAACAATATCAATGGCATCAACAATTTCAGTCTCTTCCCAAGGATGTATCCTCTTTATGGCAACCTGCTCAGTGGAGGTAGTCTTTCCCACCACATGTTGAATCCAGCCACGCTCCCCAGTTCATTGCCCAGCGAAGGAGGCCGTCGACTGCTGCAGCCTGATCATCCAAGAGACTTCCTCATACCAGCACCTAACAGTGCCTTCTCTATCACGGGCGCTGCTGCCAGCATGAAGGACAAGCCATGCAGCCCCACCAGCGGGTCGCCCACCGCTGGTACAGCAGCCAGTTCAGAACACATAATGCAACCTAAACCTACCTCAGTGGTGTTGGCTGCCACCGGCGGTGAAGAAGCCATGAATCTTATTAAAAGTAAGAGGAATGTGACCGGTTACAAAACCCTTCCATACCCACTGAAGAAGCAGAACGGGAAGATCAAGTATGAATGCAATGTCTGCTCCAAGACCTTTGGCCAGCTCTCCAATCTGAAG GTCCACCTCCGAGTACACAGCGGAGAGAGACCGTTTAAATGCCAGACTTGCAATAAAGGCTTCACACAGCTGGCGCACCTCCAGAAGCACTATCTGGTACACACAGGAGAAAAACCCCACGAGTGTCAG GTTTGTCACAAGCGATTCAGCAGCACCAGCAATCTCAAAACCCACCTGCGGCTCCACTCTGGAGAGAAGCCTTACCAGTGCAAGCTGTGCCCAGCCAAATTCACCCAGTTTGTGCACCTGAAGCTGCACAAGCGTCTTCACACCCGTGAACATCCACATAAATGCATCCACTGCCACAAGAGCTACATTCACCTCTGCAGCCTCCAGGTCCATCTGAAGGGCAACTGCCCTGTAGCTCCTGCCTCCGGCCTCTCCATGGAGAACCTGAATCGAATCAACGAAGAGATAGAAAAGTTTGACGTCAGTGACAATGCCGACAAGCTGGAAGAAATGGAGGACAATATCGACTTAACATCGATCGTGGAGAAGGATATACTGACCATGCTCAGAAGGGAAATGGAAGGAGCTAATCTGAAAGTATCTTTACAGAGGAACCTGGGAAATGGACTTATCTCCTCAGGATGCAACCTTTACGAGTCTTCAGATATGTCAATTATGAAGTTGCCTCACGGTCACCCACTACCTCTGTTACCTGTAAAGGTCAAGCAAGAAACAGTTGAACCAATGGACCCTTAA